A genome region from Micromonospora peucetia includes the following:
- a CDS encoding alpha/beta hydrolase, translating into MAVGATAALLAAALPTPAPASAARPTPVPAPGIAWQPCEKDRTAECGTMSLPVDWERPDGDRFTLHLARRAATDPAARIGSLVFGPGGPGDSGVDRIIKNDRFSDELRRRFDIVSFDPRGIGRSNPVRCSAELLGRQPQVITDQARFDAALKDNALLRADCRARTGPLYDHVDTRSAVRDVDAVRAALGESRLTFHGSSYGTLLGAQYAEEFPGRIRAMVLESVVDHSLGTRAFLDTQAATAQDSFDEFVAWCVRTPSCALHGEDVRAVWAGLLARAEQGELVDPDRPGVALTPYDLSRFAQRRLYGPDWPGLVRRIVALRAEPTAAAGPGAADDQGGEETVAPYPFAVFCADWHLPVRDHREYAAHLRRMARIAPDVRYPQALPAIATCLGTPAPVANPQHRLRVRTDVPLLLANSRHDPASGHNWATNVSRQLGRSGVLLTYEGWGHGNYTRSPCMGEAIDRYLISVDVPVDGSSCPAVAEPGA; encoded by the coding sequence CTGGCGGTCGGCGCGACCGCCGCGCTGCTGGCGGCGGCCCTGCCGACGCCCGCGCCGGCCTCGGCAGCCCGGCCCACGCCAGTTCCCGCGCCGGGCATCGCCTGGCAGCCCTGCGAAAAGGACCGCACCGCCGAGTGCGGCACCATGTCGCTCCCGGTCGACTGGGAGCGGCCGGACGGTGACCGGTTCACGCTCCACCTGGCCCGCCGCGCCGCCACCGACCCGGCCGCCCGGATCGGCTCGCTGGTCTTCGGCCCGGGCGGGCCGGGAGACTCCGGCGTCGACCGGATCATCAAGAACGACCGGTTCAGCGACGAGCTGCGCCGCCGGTTCGACATTGTCAGCTTCGACCCGCGTGGCATCGGACGAAGCAACCCGGTGCGCTGCTCGGCGGAACTGCTCGGCCGGCAGCCACAGGTCATCACCGACCAGGCCCGGTTCGACGCCGCGCTGAAGGACAACGCGCTGCTGCGGGCCGACTGCCGGGCGCGGACCGGGCCGCTGTACGACCACGTCGACACCCGCAGCGCCGTACGGGACGTGGACGCCGTCCGGGCGGCGCTCGGCGAGTCGCGCCTCACCTTCCACGGCAGCTCGTACGGCACCCTGCTCGGCGCCCAGTACGCCGAGGAGTTCCCGGGCCGGATCCGGGCGATGGTGCTGGAGAGCGTGGTGGACCACAGCCTCGGCACCCGCGCCTTCCTCGACACCCAGGCCGCCACCGCGCAGGACTCCTTCGACGAGTTCGTCGCCTGGTGCGTCCGTACGCCGAGCTGCGCCCTGCACGGCGAGGATGTCCGCGCCGTCTGGGCCGGCCTCCTGGCCCGGGCGGAGCAGGGCGAGTTGGTGGACCCGGACCGGCCCGGCGTGGCGCTGACCCCGTACGACCTCAGCCGGTTCGCGCAGCGCAGGCTGTACGGCCCGGACTGGCCCGGTCTGGTCCGGCGCATCGTCGCCCTGCGGGCGGAGCCGACCGCAGCCGCCGGGCCCGGTGCCGCCGACGACCAGGGCGGCGAGGAGACCGTGGCGCCGTACCCCTTCGCGGTCTTCTGCGCCGACTGGCACCTGCCCGTCCGCGACCACCGGGAGTATGCGGCCCACCTGCGCCGGATGGCCCGGATCGCGCCCGACGTGCGCTACCCGCAGGCGCTGCCGGCGATCGCGACCTGCCTCGGCACGCCGGCCCCCGTCGCCAACCCGCAGCACCGGCTCCGGGTCCGCACCGACGTGCCGCTGCTGCTCGCCAACAGCCGACACGACCCGGCGAGCGGCCACAACTGGGCGACGAACGTGTCGCGGCAGCTCGGCCGTTCCGGGGTGCTGCTGACCTACGAGGGATGGGGACACGGCAACTACACCCGCAGCCCGTGCATGGGCGAGGCGATCGACCGCTACCTGATCTCGGTCGACGTGCCCGTCGACGGCAGCAGCTGCCCCGCCGTCGCGGAGCCCGGGGCCTGA
- a CDS encoding ArsR/SmtB family transcription factor, whose amino-acid sequence MSADPPVTGDELVRVLATLANPHRMRVVAVLARRRAYVSQLARELGISRALVQVHLRKLAAAGLVSAYLELSEDGKAMKYYEVNPFVYTLTPAAIATAADSLTAAPGAGPDEDEKWPA is encoded by the coding sequence ATGAGCGCTGATCCGCCGGTCACCGGCGACGAACTGGTGCGCGTACTGGCCACGCTGGCCAACCCGCACCGCATGCGGGTGGTCGCCGTGCTGGCGCGACGGCGCGCGTACGTCAGCCAACTCGCTCGCGAGCTGGGCATCAGCCGGGCGTTGGTGCAGGTGCACCTGCGCAAGCTCGCGGCGGCCGGCCTCGTGTCCGCGTACCTGGAGCTATCGGAGGACGGGAAGGCAATGAAGTACTACGAGGTGAATCCGTTCGTGTACACCCTCACTCCGGCCGCCATCGCCACGGCGGCCGACAGCCTCACCGCCGCCCCGGGCGCTGGGCCGGACGAGGACGAGAAGTGGCCGGCATGA
- a CDS encoding CsbD family protein: MGFDDKINNTTEDAAGKLKEGAGRATDNERLEAEGRNEQASAKLKQAGEKIKDAFKS, translated from the coding sequence ATGGGTTTCGACGACAAGATCAACAACACGACCGAGGATGCGGCCGGCAAGCTGAAGGAAGGCGCCGGCCGGGCCACCGACAACGAGCGGCTCGAGGCCGAGGGCCGCAACGAGCAGGCGAGCGCCAAGCTGAAGCAGGCCGGCGAGAAGATCAAGGACGCCTTCAAGAGCTGA
- a CDS encoding heavy metal translocating P-type ATPase — protein sequence MTTSSKPLPYAPNQIELAIGGMTCASCAARIEKKLNRMDGVTATVNYATEKATVRFADEVTPDELIATVEKTGYTAALPPPPRSAGDEPAAEPVDELRGLRTRLWVSAVLTVPVIVLAMVPAWQFDFWQWLSLTLAAPVVVYGGLPFHRAAWINLRHGAATMDTLVSLGTLAALGWSVWALFLGTAGTPGMTHPFTLAIDRTDGAGNIYLEAAAGVTLFILAGRYFEARAKRTAGAALRALLELGAKDVAVLRDGTETRIPVDQLAVGDRFVVRPGEKIATDGVVDEGTSAVDASMLTGESVPVEVGPGDSVVGATVNAGGRLVVTATRIGGDTQLAQMARLVEQAQTGKAAVQRLADRISGVFVPIVIALAVGTLGWWLGSGSGATAAFTAAVAVLIIACPCALGLATPTALLVGTGRGAQLGVLIKGPEVLESTKQVDTVVLDKTGTVTTGQMTLVDVFPAAGEDRAELLRLAGALESASEHPIARAIAAGAAEAGVLPPVTGFANAEGLGVSGTVDGREVLIGRLRLLREHGLDVPEEVERAATTAEAEGRTAVLAGWDGRARGVLAVADVVKPTSRAAVAQLRGLGLTPILLTGDNTTVARAVAAEVGIDEVIAEVLPADKVDVVRRLQDEGRTVAMVGDGINDAAALAQADLGLAMGTGTDVAIEASDLTLVRGDLMAAVDAIRLARRTLGIIKGNLFWAFAYNVAALPLAATGLLSPMIAGAAMAFSSVFVVANSLRLRGFRSVA from the coding sequence ATGACGACCAGCAGCAAGCCCCTGCCATACGCGCCGAACCAGATCGAGCTGGCAATCGGCGGGATGACCTGCGCCTCCTGCGCCGCCCGGATCGAGAAGAAGCTGAACCGGATGGACGGGGTGACCGCCACCGTCAACTACGCCACCGAGAAGGCCACCGTCCGGTTCGCCGACGAGGTCACCCCGGACGAACTGATCGCCACGGTCGAGAAGACCGGCTACACCGCGGCCCTGCCGCCCCCGCCCAGGTCCGCCGGTGACGAACCGGCCGCCGAGCCGGTGGACGAGCTGCGCGGCCTGCGTACCCGGCTGTGGGTCTCGGCCGTGCTCACCGTGCCGGTGATCGTGCTGGCGATGGTGCCCGCCTGGCAGTTCGACTTCTGGCAGTGGCTGTCGCTGACCCTGGCCGCCCCGGTCGTCGTCTACGGCGGCCTGCCCTTCCACCGGGCGGCCTGGATCAACCTGCGGCACGGCGCGGCGACCATGGACACCCTGGTATCGCTCGGCACCCTGGCCGCGCTCGGCTGGTCGGTCTGGGCGCTCTTCCTCGGCACCGCCGGGACACCGGGGATGACCCACCCGTTCACTCTGGCCATCGACCGCACCGACGGCGCCGGCAACATCTATCTGGAGGCGGCGGCTGGGGTGACCCTGTTCATCCTCGCCGGCCGCTACTTCGAGGCGCGGGCGAAGCGGACCGCAGGCGCGGCCCTGCGCGCCCTGCTCGAGCTGGGCGCCAAGGACGTCGCGGTGCTGCGTGACGGCACGGAGACCCGGATCCCGGTGGACCAGCTCGCCGTGGGGGACCGGTTCGTGGTCCGGCCCGGCGAGAAGATCGCCACGGACGGGGTGGTCGATGAGGGCACCTCGGCGGTCGACGCCAGCATGCTCACCGGTGAGTCCGTTCCGGTCGAGGTCGGTCCGGGTGACTCCGTGGTCGGCGCGACCGTCAACGCGGGCGGCCGGCTGGTGGTCACCGCCACCCGGATCGGCGGCGACACCCAACTGGCCCAGATGGCCCGGCTCGTCGAGCAGGCGCAGACCGGCAAGGCGGCGGTGCAGCGGCTGGCCGACCGGATCTCCGGCGTCTTCGTGCCGATCGTGATCGCCCTCGCGGTGGGCACGCTCGGCTGGTGGCTCGGCAGCGGGTCGGGCGCGACCGCCGCGTTCACCGCCGCCGTGGCGGTGCTGATCATCGCCTGCCCGTGCGCCCTCGGGCTGGCCACGCCGACGGCCCTGCTGGTCGGCACCGGCCGGGGCGCGCAGCTCGGCGTCCTGATCAAGGGGCCGGAGGTGCTGGAGTCCACGAAGCAGGTGGACACCGTGGTGCTGGACAAGACCGGCACCGTCACCACCGGTCAGATGACCCTGGTGGACGTGTTCCCGGCGGCCGGCGAGGACCGCGCCGAGCTGCTCCGGCTCGCCGGGGCGCTGGAGTCCGCGTCCGAGCACCCGATCGCCCGGGCGATCGCCGCCGGGGCGGCCGAGGCGGGCGTGCTGCCGCCGGTGACCGGCTTCGCCAACGCCGAGGGGCTCGGCGTGAGCGGGACGGTCGACGGCCGGGAGGTGCTGATCGGCCGGCTCCGGCTGCTGCGCGAGCATGGTCTCGACGTGCCGGAGGAGGTCGAGCGGGCGGCGACCACGGCGGAGGCCGAGGGACGGACGGCGGTGCTGGCCGGCTGGGACGGCCGCGCCCGTGGCGTCCTCGCGGTGGCCGACGTGGTCAAACCGACGAGTCGGGCGGCGGTCGCACAGCTCCGCGGGCTCGGCCTGACCCCGATCCTGCTGACCGGCGACAACACCACCGTCGCCCGCGCGGTCGCCGCCGAGGTGGGCATCGACGAGGTGATCGCCGAGGTGCTGCCCGCCGACAAGGTCGACGTCGTGCGGCGGCTCCAGGACGAGGGACGGACGGTGGCGATGGTCGGCGACGGGATCAACGACGCCGCCGCGCTGGCCCAGGCCGACCTCGGCCTGGCCATGGGCACCGGCACGGACGTGGCGATCGAGGCGTCCGACCTGACCCTGGTCCGGGGCGACCTGATGGCCGCCGTGGACGCGATCCGGCTCGCCCGGCGCACCCTCGGCATCATCAAGGGCAACCTGTTCTGGGCCTTCGCCTACAACGTGGCGGCCCTGCCGCTGGCCGCCACCGGCCTGCTGAGCCCGATGATCGCCGGTGCCGCGATGGCCTTCTCCTCGGTCTTCGTGGTCGCCAACAGCCTCCGGCTGCGCGGCTTCCGCTCGGTCGCCTGA
- a CDS encoding heavy-metal-associated domain-containing protein — MITTTYQVQGMTCGHCANSVSTEVGAIPGVSDVQVDVAAGRVTVTSESPLETDTVRAAVDEAGYDLVGV, encoded by the coding sequence ATGATCACCACGACGTACCAGGTGCAGGGCATGACCTGCGGGCACTGCGCCAACTCGGTCAGCACCGAGGTCGGCGCGATCCCAGGCGTCAGCGACGTCCAGGTCGACGTCGCCGCCGGTCGGGTCACCGTCACCAGCGAGAGCCCGTTGGAAACCGACACCGTGCGTGCCGCCGTCGACGAGGCCGGCTACGACCTCGTCGGCGTCTGA
- a CDS encoding metal-sensitive transcriptional regulator, giving the protein MTTPTPAPTRGYTATKDQLLARLRRVEGQVRGIEKMVDDDRYCIDVLTQISAIQAALDKVALGLLDGHARHCMHEGAAEGRADEMATEMMAAVGRLMKRG; this is encoded by the coding sequence ATGACCACACCGACGCCCGCCCCGACCAGGGGCTACACCGCCACCAAGGACCAGCTGCTCGCGCGGCTGCGCCGCGTCGAGGGGCAGGTCCGTGGCATCGAGAAGATGGTCGACGACGACCGCTACTGCATCGACGTGCTCACCCAGATCTCCGCGATCCAGGCCGCCCTGGACAAGGTCGCGCTCGGCCTGCTCGACGGGCACGCGCGGCACTGCATGCACGAGGGCGCGGCCGAGGGCCGCGCCGACGAGATGGCCACCGAGATGATGGCCGCCGTGGGCCGACTGATGAAGCGCGGCTGA
- a CDS encoding DUF305 domain-containing protein, with translation MTTRTLARRAALAGATLTAALALTACGGDGHSSPEMGHGTPGTGGPSATATGAAAFGDADAMFAQMMIPHHQQAVEMADLAATRAADPEVKRLAAEIKAAQAPEIATMSGWLTAWGRPVPSPGAEMPHMDHGMPGMMSDADMTKLAAASGREFDRQFLTMMIAHHEGAVTMARDEIAKGVNAEAKALAGQIVSSQQAEIDTMRKILGRF, from the coding sequence GTGACCACTCGTACCCTTGCGCGCCGTGCCGCCCTGGCCGGCGCCACTCTGACCGCCGCCCTCGCCCTGACCGCCTGCGGCGGCGACGGCCACTCGTCCCCGGAAATGGGACACGGCACGCCCGGCACCGGCGGGCCGTCCGCCACGGCCACCGGCGCGGCCGCGTTCGGCGACGCCGACGCGATGTTCGCCCAGATGATGATCCCGCACCACCAGCAGGCGGTGGAGATGGCGGACCTGGCCGCGACGCGGGCGGCGGACCCGGAGGTGAAGCGGCTCGCCGCGGAGATCAAGGCGGCCCAGGCACCTGAGATCGCCACCATGAGCGGCTGGCTGACGGCCTGGGGGCGGCCGGTGCCGTCGCCGGGAGCCGAGATGCCGCACATGGACCACGGCATGCCCGGCATGATGTCCGACGCCGACATGACGAAGCTGGCGGCGGCCTCCGGCCGGGAGTTCGACCGGCAGTTCCTGACCATGATGATCGCCCACCACGAGGGCGCGGTCACGATGGCCCGGGACGAGATCGCCAAGGGCGTGAACGCGGAGGCCAAGGCCCTGGCCGGGCAGATCGTCAGCAGCCAGCAGGCCGAGATCGACACGATGAGGAAGATCCTCGGCCGGTTCTGA
- a CDS encoding YibE/F family protein, with product MGADHTRPAPSAPPGVRRILVATVVPLFVATLIAALVLWPWDTSDPAAGTEPPRYHGTVTRVVTEPCPPAPETPEGSPGTPQGPCGTVTVRVDDGPDAGQQVQTPVPAGPGAPTVAVDDEIILVELTDPADPTASAYNIAEHQRGKPLVWLVVLFAAAIVAFGRWRGLAALAGLAASFAILLTFVLPGIGAGSPPLLVAVVGAALIMFVVLYLTHGVTAQTSVAVLGTLGSLVLTGILATIATAATHLTGFGTEDATTLSMLQADVDLHGLLLAGIIIGSLGVLDDVTVTQAATVTELAHANPGLSRRQLYRAATRVGRAHIASTVNTIVLAYAGASLPVLLLLTADSRAVTQLLTSEFLAQEIVRSAVATLGLIAAVPLTTGLAAVVTTAGRRGGAATGRDGPAPAPAPTPAPTPRPAADRSEALEALGGPRAGSTPSAAGWPDRDRSTDTAW from the coding sequence ATGGGCGCCGACCACACCCGTCCCGCTCCGTCCGCCCCGCCGGGGGTACGGCGGATCCTCGTCGCGACGGTGGTGCCCCTCTTCGTCGCCACGCTGATCGCGGCCCTGGTGCTGTGGCCGTGGGACACGTCGGATCCCGCGGCCGGCACCGAGCCACCCCGTTACCACGGCACGGTGACCCGGGTGGTGACGGAGCCGTGTCCGCCGGCCCCGGAGACCCCGGAGGGGAGCCCGGGCACGCCGCAGGGTCCCTGCGGCACGGTCACGGTGCGGGTGGACGACGGTCCCGACGCCGGCCAACAGGTGCAGACGCCGGTGCCGGCCGGCCCCGGTGCGCCGACCGTCGCCGTGGACGACGAGATCATCCTGGTCGAGCTCACCGACCCCGCCGACCCCACGGCCAGCGCGTACAACATCGCCGAGCACCAGCGCGGCAAGCCGCTGGTCTGGCTGGTGGTGCTCTTCGCGGCCGCGATCGTCGCCTTCGGGCGGTGGCGTGGGCTGGCCGCGCTGGCCGGCCTGGCGGCGAGCTTCGCCATCCTGCTGACCTTCGTACTGCCCGGCATCGGCGCCGGAAGCCCGCCGCTGCTGGTCGCGGTCGTCGGCGCCGCCCTGATCATGTTCGTGGTGCTCTACCTGACCCACGGGGTGACCGCGCAGACCTCGGTCGCCGTGCTCGGCACGTTGGGCAGCCTGGTGTTGACCGGCATCCTCGCCACGATCGCCACCGCCGCGACCCACCTGACCGGGTTCGGCACCGAGGACGCCACCACGCTGTCGATGCTCCAGGCCGACGTCGACCTGCACGGCCTGCTGCTGGCCGGGATCATCATCGGCTCCCTCGGTGTGCTCGACGACGTCACGGTCACCCAGGCCGCCACTGTCACCGAGTTGGCGCACGCCAATCCCGGGCTGTCCCGGAGGCAGCTCTACCGGGCGGCGACCCGGGTCGGCCGGGCGCACATCGCCTCGACGGTGAACACCATCGTGCTGGCGTACGCCGGCGCCTCGCTGCCGGTGCTGCTCCTGCTGACCGCCGACTCGCGGGCGGTGACCCAGCTCCTCACCAGCGAGTTCCTGGCCCAGGAGATCGTCCGCAGCGCGGTCGCCACCCTGGGCCTGATCGCCGCCGTGCCGCTGACCACCGGGCTGGCGGCCGTGGTGACCACGGCGGGCCGGCGGGGCGGTGCCGCCACCGGCCGCGACGGGCCCGCGCCCGCGCCCGCGCCTACGCCCGCACCGACGCCCCGGCCGGCGGCCGACCGGTCCGAG